The stretch of DNA acaggaggaagtggttgggaagagagatcccacaggaggaagtggatagggaagagagatcccacaggatgaagtggttgggaagagagatcccacaggaggaagtggttgggaagagagatcccacaggaggaagtggatagggaagagagatcccacaggatgaagtggttCGGAAGAGAgacccagaggaggaagtggatatagtagagaaatggcgcagtaggaagctgaatcaggaagggagatcgaaggggaggaagaagatcaggaaaagaattctacatggggaagcggatggggaagagagatgccacaggaagaagtgggatggggaagagaaatcccacagaaggaagtgggatagggaagacagatcccacaggaggaagtgggatagaaaagagggatcctacgggagaaagggaatgggaaggagagatcccacaggagttaggcggatggtgaagggagatccaacaggaggaagagggatggggaagagagatcctataggaggaagggggatgggtaaaggagatcctacatgaggaaggggattgggaagagagatcccaaaggaggaagggggatggggaagagtgatcccacagcaggaagggggatggggaacagagttcccacaggtcgaagggggatggaaaagagagatcccacgggagaaaggggaatgggaaggagagatcccacaggaggaaggcggatggggaagagagatcctacaggaggaagggggatggggaagagagatcctacaggaggaagtgggatggggaagagagatcccacaggaagaaggggatcgggaagagagatcccacaggaggaagggggatggggaagagagatcctataggaggaagggggatggggaaaaatgatcgcttgggaggaagggggatggggaaaaatgatcgcttgggaggaaggggatggggaaagtgatccgacaggaggaaggcggacagggaaagtgatccgacaggaggaaggggatgcagaagagagataccacaggaggaaagggttcgggaagtgagatcccctaggaggaacggggatggggaagagagatcccacaggagaaaggggaatctggaagagagatcacacaggaggaaggagttgggaagagagatcccacaggaagaaggggatcgggaagagagatcacacaggaggaagggggacagggaaagtgatccgacaggaggaaggggatgcataagagagataccacaggaggaaagggatcgggaagtgagatcccctaggaggaagggggattgggaagagagatcccacaggagaaaggggaatctggaagagagatcactcaggaggaaggagttgggaagagagatcccacaggaggaacgggatgggttattgagatcccagcggaggaaggggatggggaagagagatccctcaggaagaagagtgatggggatgagagatcccacaagaggatgggaatggggaagagagatcccacagtaagggggatggggaagagagatcctataggaggaaggtggatggggaaaaatgatcgcttgggaggaagggggatgggtaaaggagattccacacgaggaagggaatggggtagtgagatcccacatgaggaaggggatggggtagagatatcccacatgaggaaggggatggggaagggaaattccacaggaggaagggggatgggtaaaggacatcccacacgaggatgggggatggggaagagagatcccacaggaggaaggggatggggaagagagatccctcaggaagaagagtgatggggatgagagatcccacaagaggatgggaatggggaagagagatcccacagtaagggggatggggaagagagatcctataggaggaaggtggatggggaaaaatgatcgcttgggaggaagggggatgggtaaaggagattccacacgaggaagggaatggggtagagagatcccacatgaggaaggggatggggtagagatatcccacatgaggaaggggatggggaagggaaattccacaggaggaaggggaatgggtaaaggacatcccacacgaggaagggggatggggaagagagatcccacaggaggaaggggatggggaagagagatcccacaggaggaagagggatggggaagatagatcccagaggaggaagtggacaTAGTAGAGAAATggcgcagtaggaagctgaatcaggaagggagatcgaaggggaggaagaagatcaggaaaagaattctacaaggggaagcggatggggaagagagatgccacaggaagaagtgggatggggaagagaaatcccacagaaggaagtgggatagggaagacagatcccacaggaggaagtgggatggggaacagagttcccacaggtcgaagggggatagaaaagagggatcctacgggagaaagggaatgggaaggagagatcccacaggagttaggcggatggtgaagggagatccaacaggaggaagagggatggggaagagagatcctataggaggaagggggatgggtaaaggagatcctacaggaggaagggggatggggaagagagatcccacaggaggaagggggatggggaagagagatcccacaggaggaagtgggatggggaacagagttcccacaggtcgaagggggatggaaaagagagatcccacgggagaaaggggaatgggaaggagagatcccacaggaggaaggcggatggggaagagagatcctacaggaggaagggggatggggaagagagatcctacaggaggaagggggatggggaagagagatccgacaggaggaagggggatggggaagagagatcctataggaggaatggggatggggaaaatgatcacttgggaggaagggggatgggttaaggagattccacacgaggaaggagatggggtagagatatcccacaggaggaagggggatgggtaaaggagatcccacacgaggaagggggatggggaagagagaacccacaggaggaagggggatggggaagagagatcccacaggaggaagtgggatgggttattgagatcctagaggaggaaggggatggggaaagtgatctgacaggaggaagcggatgcagaagagagataccacaggaggaaagggttcgggaagtgagatcccctaggagaaagggggattgggaagagagatcccacagtagaaaggggaatctggaagagagatcacacaggaggaaggagttgggaagagagatcccacaggaggaagtggttgggaagagagatcccacaggaggaagtggatagggaagagagatcccacaggatgaagatgttgggaagagagatcccacaggaggaagtggttgggaagagagatcccacaggaggaagtggatagggaagagagatcccacaggatgaagtggttgggaagagagatcccagaggaggaagtagatatagtagagaaatggcgcattaggaagctgaatcaggaagggagATCGAAATGGAGGAAGAAGATCAGGAAAAGAATTCTACATGGggaagcggatggggaagagagatgccacaggaagaagtgggatggggaagagaaatcccacagaaggaagtgggatagggaagacagatcccacaggaggaagtgggatggggaacagagttcccacaggtcgaagggggatagaaaagagggatcctacgggagaaagggaatgggaaggagagatcccacaggagttaggcggatggtgaagggagatccaacaggaggaagagggatggggaagagagatcctataggaggaagggggatgggtaaaggagatcctacaggaggaagggggatggggaagagagatcccacaggaggaagggggatggggaagagagatcccacaggaggaagtgggatggggaacagagttcccacaggtcgaagggggatggaaaagagagatcccacgggagaaaggggaatgggaaggagagatcccacaggaggaaggcggatggggaagagagatcctacaggaggaagggggatggggaagagagatcctacaggaggaagggggatggggaagagagatccgacaggaggaagggggatggggaagagagatcctataggaggaatggggatggggaaaatgatcacttgggaggaagggggatgggttaaggagattccacacgaggaaggagatggggtagagatatcccacaggaggaagggggatgggtaaaggagatcccacacgaggaagggggatggggaagagagaacccacaggaggaagggggatggggaagagagatcccacaggaggaagtgggatgggttattgagatcctagaggaggaaggggatggggaaagtgatctgacaggaggaagcggatgcagaagagagataccacaggaggaaagggttcgggaagtgagatcccctaggagaaagggggattgggaagagagatcccacagtagaaaggggaatctggaagagagatcacacaggaggaaggagttgggaagagagatcccacaggaggaagtggttgggaagagagatcccacaggaggaagtggatagggaagagagatcccacaggatgaagatgttgggaagagagatcccacaggaggaagtggttgggaagagagatcccacaggaggaagtggatagggaagagagatcccacaggatgaagtggttgggaagagagatcccagaggaggaagtagatatagtagagaaatggcgcattaggaagctgaatcaggaagggagATCGAAATGGAGGAAGAAGATCAGGAAAAGAATTCTACATGGggaagcggatggggaagagagatgccacaggaagaagtgggatggggaagagaaatcccacagaaggaagtgggatagggaagacagatcccacaggaggaagtgggatggggaagacagatcccacaggaggaagtgggatggggaacagagttcccacaggttgaagggggatagaaaagagggatcctacgggagaaagggaatgggaaggagagatcccacaggagttaggcggatggtgaagggagatccaacaggaggaagagggatggggaagagagatcctataggaggaagggggatgggtaaaggagatcctacatgaggaaggggattgggaagagagatcccaaaggaggaagggggatggggaagagtgatcccacagcaggaagggggatggggaacagagttcccacaggtcgaagggggatggaaaagagagatcccacgggagaaaggggaatgggaaggagagatcccacaggaggaaggcggatggggaagagagatcctacaggaggaagggggatggggaagagagatcctacaggaggaagtgggatggggaagagagatcccacaggaagaaggggatcgggaagagagatcccacaggaggaagggggatggggaagagagatcctatagcaggaagggggatggggaaaaatgatcgcttgggaggaagggggatggggaaaatgatcgcttgggaggaaggggatggggaaagtgatccgacaggaggaaggcggacagggaaagtgatccgacaggaggaaggggatgcagaagagagataccacaggaggaaagggttcgggaagtgagatcccctaggaggaacggggatggggaagagagatcccacaggagaaaggggaatctggaagagagatcacacaggaggaaggaggtgggaagagagatcccacaggaagaaggggatcgggaagagagatcacacaggaggaagggggacagggaaattgatccgacaggaggaaggggatgggttattgagatcccagaggaggaaggggatggggaggagagatccctcagtaagaagagtgatggggatgagagatcccacaagaggatgggaatggggaagagagatcccacagtaagggggatggggaaagtgatcccacaggaggaaagtgatcgggaagagagatcacacaggaggaagggggatggggaagagagatcccccaggaggaatggggatggggaagagagatcccaaaggaggaagggggatggggaagagagatcccacaggaggaaggggaatggggaagagagatcccacaggaggaagtgggatggggaagagagatcccacaggaggaaggggaatggggaagagagatcccacaggaggaagggggatggggaaagtgatcccacaggaggaaggggatgcagaagagagataccacaggaggaaagggttcgggaagtgagatcccataggaggaagggggatggggaagtgagatcccacaggagaaaggggaatctggaagagagatcacacaggaggaaggaattgggaagagagatcccgcaggaggaagtggttaggaagagagatcccacaggaggaagtggttgggaagagagatcccacaggaggaaggggttgggaagagagatcccacaggaggaagttgttcggaagagagatcccacagtaggaagggggatggggaagggagattccacaggaggaaggggatggggaagagagatccctcaggaagaagagtgatggggatgagagatcccacaagaggatgggaatggggaagagagatcccacagtaagggggatggggaaagtgatccgacaggaggaaagggatcaggaagggagatcacacagaaggaagggggatggggaagagagatcccacaggaggaagtgggatggggaacagagttcccacaggtcgaagggggatggaaaagagagatcccacgggagaaaggggaatgggaaggagagatcccacgggaggaaggcggatggggaagagagatcctacaggaggaagggggatggggaagtgagatcctacaggaggaagggggatggggaagagagatccgacaggaggaagggggatggggaagagagatcctataggaggaagggggatggggaaaatgatcacttgggaggaagggggatgggtaaaggagattccacacgaggaaggggatggggtagagatatcccacaggaggaagggggatggttaaaggagatcccacacgaggaagggggatggggaagagagattccacaggaggaagagggatgggtaaaggagatcccacacgaggaagggggatgaggaagggagattccaaaggaggaaggggatgggttattgagatcctagaggaggaaggggatggggaaagtgatccgacaggagtaaagggatggggaagagagatcccacaggaggaagggggatggggaagagagatcccacaggaggaagggggatggggaagagagatcccacaggaggaagggggatggggaagagagatcccacaggaggatgtgggatggggaacagagttcccacaggtcgaagggggatggaaaagagagatcccacgggagaagggaatgggaaggagagatcccacaggaggaaggcggatggggaagagagatcctacaggatgaagtggttgggaagagagatcctacaggatgaagttattgggaagagagatcccacaggaggaaggggttgggaagagagatcccacagtaggaaggggttgggaagagagaccccacaggagaaagggggatggggaagagagatcccacaggaggatgggggatggggaagggagattccacaggaggaacggaatgggttattgagatcccagaggaggaaggggatggggaagagagatccctcagtaagaagagtgatggggatgagagatcccacaagaggatgggaatggggaagagagatcccacagtaagggggatggggaaagtgatcccacaggaggaaagtgatcgggaagagagatcacacaggaggaagggggatggggaagagagatcccccaggaggaatggggatggggaagagagatcccaaaggaggaagggggatggggaagagagatcccacaggaggaaggggaatggggaagagagatcccacaggaggaagtgggatggggaagagagatcccacaggaggaaggggaatggggaagagagatcccacaggaggaagggggatggggaaagtgatcccacaggaggaaggggatgcagaagagagataccacaggagaaaagggttcgggaagtgagatcccataggaggaagggggatggggaagtgagatcccacaggagaaaggggaatctggaagagagatcacacaggaggaaggaattgggaagagagatcccgcaggaggaagtggttgggaagagagatcccacaggaggaagtggttgggaagagagatcccacaggaggaaggggttgggaagagagatcccacaggaggaagttgttcggaagagagatcccacagtaggaagggggatggggaagggagattccacaggaggaaggggatggggaagagagatccctcaggaagaagagtgatggggatgagagatcccacaagaggatgggaatggggaagagagatcccacagtaagggggatggggaaagtgatccgacaggaggaaagggatcaggaagggagatcacacagaaggaagggggatggggaagagagatcccacaggaggaagtggaatggggaagagcgatcccacaggaggaagggggatggtgaagagagatcctacaggaggaaggtggatggggaaaaatgatcgcttgggaggaagggggatgggtaaaggagattccacacgaggaaggggatggggtagagatatcccacacgaggaagggggatggggaagggaaattccacaggaggatggggatgggttattgagatcccagaggaggaaggggatggggaagagagatccctcaggaagaagagtgatggggatgagagatcccacaagaggatgggaatggggaaagtgatccgacaggaggaaagggatcgggaagagagatcccacaggaggaagggggatctggaatagagatcccacaggaggaaggagtttggaatagagatcccacaggacgaagggggatggggaaagtgatcccacaggaggaaggggatggagaagagagataccacaggaggaaagggatcgggatgtgagatcccataggaggaaggggatggggaagagagatcccacaggaggacgggggatctggaagagagatcacacaggaggaaggagttgggaagtgagatcccacaggaggaactggatggggaagagagatcacacaggaggaaggagttgggaagagagatcccacaggaggaaggagttgggaagagagatcccacaggaggaagggggatggggaagagagatcctataggaggaagggggatggggaagagagatcccacaggaggaagggggatggggaagagagatcctataggaggaagggggatggggaaaaatgatcgcttgggaggaaggcggatgggtaaaggagattccacacgaggatggggatagggtagagatatcccacagcaggaagggggatgggtaaaggagattccacaggaggaagggggatggggaagagagatccctcaggaagaagagtgatggggatgagagatcccacaagaggatgggaatggggaagagagatcccacagcaagggggatggggaatgtgATCCGACagcaggaaggggatggggaagtgagattccataggaggaagggggatggggaagagagatcccacaggatgaagggggatggggaagggtgatcGCATGGGATGAAGGGGggtggcatttgtcacaattcatcTCAATCTGATTTACTGCAGTTTTACCCAAATCCGTTTACTTTGAAACAGCACAATGGAACAGTGTCACAGTtctgagtgagagataaatcaagttacctcaactcctggcacttgtgcagcccgggtcccagccgctggattccttcacactgaatgtggcagccctccaggttgaggtgttttattgtatcacagagtccgaaggcatgagacaggaccgcgcagtcaatcggggttagtgtcattccactgaatgaaagtgttttcagagatcccagtgcggcctgagccagtccacgattctgagactcaaacaggtagtgcaatgtgttcaggagtctCCTTCTACCAATGTCACCCGTGTTTCTACTCTggtgtttaacctcctccttcacccaatcAATCACctggcaggttgtttgatgaggaaatggacccagaaactcctccaggccccgagctgtcattgggttggagagaccagcaacaaaacggagaaatacctcaaatcgcccatcttttgtcttgtgggcttcagtgaggaatttcaggatatcctcgGGATGTAcagtcaggaattgtgcgactgcagctacaaactcctggatggtgaggtgtgggaatgtgtacaccacgctgtgggcagaatcctctctctccaaaagctccatcaggaacccggacaggaactgcgaaggctgcagattgaacttgatcaaatctccgtctgcaaacacaatcttcttctcggaaactcctctgtaggccatctgacccaccctgagtaacacatcacggggtctctcaatctcacggccgtgatttttcaggatgttgtaaatatagtaggagtacagttgtgtgatggtcttgggaactcgctgcgggtccctgactctttgtgtgaagaaggggcccagtgccagagcaaggatccagcagtaggaggggttgtagctcatggtgtacaggatctcgttctcctgcacgtgtttgaaaacagctgctgccaccgtctgatcttcaaaatgcctgatgaaatattccttccgttcctcaccaacaaatcccaggatttcagcccagacaccgaTCTTCgctttttccaataaatgtaacacagtggggcgggtggtcaccagcactgaacaccctgggagcagcttgccctggattaaactgtacacaatgtcagacacttcacaccatgactcgggatctgggcactggtgcttgggttctgtatctctccgactgtcagaAAAATCGATTGTgtgcttgaattcatccaaaccatcgaatataaacagcaatccctttgggttcttccagacctctctcaggatattcccaaagtaaggatactgatccagaatcagttccctcaggtttattctgcagttgatagagtttaaatcccggaatttgaaactgaagacaaactggaactgttggaatattttccccgcggcccagtcataaacaatcttttgtaccattgttgttttcccgattccTGGCACTCCGGCTACTGCTGcagaactcccagatttggatttactccgggaaaaacTGCTGTGGAATAACTGAGCAGTCTGTATTTTTTCTAACGCTCCACGGAGATGTTTCTCTCTAtaatcctcgtggtctctgcctcttgccagcagctcgtgttccaccagtctccgatctcgaagagTAGAAATGACGGTGAGCTTTGTGTATCGATCaatcagctggaaaaccttcaccttctccctcatcaggatcgtgttcactctcagtgtgtcagtttgtgcccgcagagtctccttgtgtttctgttgaacatcttcatgGGAACAAAAACATATTCAAAATGTTAACTAGCTCAActgacaaagaactttataactacattccaatattcagtgtttgagattacatgaattaattcaatgcttccatggatattaggacagaaagtaaaattctgttcacagacacAGGAACTAACAGCGATGATTGCCTCAGAAAAATGTCCAATCCTCATATTCTGACACTAATTCCTGATGAAGGTGAACATTCCCCTGATATCctattgcaatcctgactgcactcccgttacaacatttcactatatttaaagcattgttgCATCATTAACAGACGATGTTATTGCTGATCTGGTGTGGAAATACggagagcaggacactgtgcattttggcaaagttacacactggggagtcacaggtgtccactgcaAACACCAATGGTGTCAAAACAGGAACAGAACATGCGGGAAATGGgggtttctttactcagagatgtTCCTGATTCGGAAGAGCGTCAACATttagagaaggcaggataatggggttgagaggaattgcggagcaaattcactgagctgaatggcttaattatcTTCCtgagtcttatggttttatggagcatctagagtattgtgttcacttctgattgtccagTACTGGGgatgattggagagggtgcagaacaggttcaccaggatgttgcttggattcggTGGCAAACTATTCTGGAGTTTGAATAGAGATCTGCCTGATGTTTATAAGATTGAGAGATAAGATTTTGGGATAGAGAGCCTGTATTTTGCTTTCAACTTGGGATTGATGActcataccagagggcatttgatTAAAGTGAAATAGGGTAAATTTAGAGTACATGTGGGCAGATTTTTCACAGCCTGGGTCGTGTTGGAGGCAACTATGTTATAGGTTCTTCAAGGGATacgtgaatgtgcaggaaatgtgaGGGTATGGTTAATAGCATAAGAGAGGAtaacaaagtgtttttttttctttctcagatatataaagagtaaaacaaGTAGAGTGTTGATATcgaaccgctggaaaatgatgttgtagATTTAGTAACGGGTGAAAAGGAAATGTCAGACATactctgtggaagtcactagcagaATTCCAAATTGTAAAGAGCATCAGCGGACAGAATTGAGTGCAGCTGCTATtacgaaggagaaggtgcttcggaatctgaaaggtctgaagagagaaaggtcacctggactgggtcatacagtgtgtcaggagcctgtctggggtgtgtggggatTTCCAGAGCGTTAGGACCCGGAGTGGAGGGTTCAGAGACACAAGGACTGGATTAATACATCAACagctggaacagctggaaaaatacGCTTTACAATGTTCAGGCTGCAACGAGAGATGATCTGAATTGTAACCTGAAACCAGAGATCGGCGAATGATTGATGGTGGATTTTCGTTCCCAGATTCTGCCAAGTCACAGTCTAACAtttgagatgtggtttgaactgagcatttcatcactcacctatcagtTCAGTGGGTAACTCAGACAACCCTTGTGCGATGTTTATGTATTCCTCTGggtcaggacctgtttaaatcaAAAAAAGAGTTCATGAAAACAGAACTAAAATAATTGCAACCATTTAATGTGCCTTTGGGTTCAGTGCgtggttttaacataccgagctcctgtatttccctcagtatcctgtccaacttcggtaactcagtcctccacatcacaaaggattcccacatcgccctccgggcccgggagcctttgcccatcaccaaactgaggaagagtctggagctctctgtccggtttcccttctctgtcagttcagtgactttctataaaAGCAAACAATTAATTTATTGTGGAGTAGATGGACAGACATGGCGAATCTCACAGATTAAtattcatcctggattaatgagctGAGGTGAATTTGACCGACGGTCCTGATAAGATGCAAAATTAATTTTAGACTGAATGCCTGTTCAACAGTCCAGATATGCAGCCCTTGC from Hemitrygon akajei unplaced genomic scaffold, sHemAka1.3 Scf000033, whole genome shotgun sequence encodes:
- the LOC140719950 gene encoding NACHT, LRR and PYD domains-containing protein 3-like — its product is MATGGKLNRLQKVLKRLLPGSSSGEDDRDTGSKVPKQGQIESNVPMECGPAAEEEKQIQPRDSDVRDTEQDPGTGTSEATACQPRDSDVRDTEQDPGPSTSEATACQPRDSDVRDTEQDPGTGTSEATACQLGNSLNTELSSAQQGVEPEFTIFDLLAEGGEYRLYQLTKFYRNRLKHAIEEKVERLGWMLTKEGHFSREENEKVTELTEKGNRTESSRLFLSLVMGKGSRARRAMWESFVMWRTELPKLDRILREIQELGPDPEEYINIAQGLSELPTELIDVQQKHKETLRAQTDTLRVNTILMREKVKVFQLIDRYTKLTVISTLRDRRLVEHELLARGRDHEDYREKHLRGALEKIQTAQLFHSSFSRSKSKSGSSAAVAGVPGIGKTTMVQKIVYDWAAGKIFQQFQFVFSFKFRDLNSINCRINLRELILDQYPYFGNILREVWKNPKGLLFIFDGLDEFKHTIDFSDSRRDTEPKHQCPDPESWCEVSDIVYSLIQGKLLPGCSVLVTTRPTVLHLLEKAKIGVWAEILGFVGEERKEYFIRHFEDQTVAAAVFKHVQENEILYTMSYNPSYCWILALALGPFFTQRVRDPQRVPKTITQLYSYYIYNILKNHGREIERPRDVLLRVGQMAYRGVSEKKIVFADGDLIKFNLQPSQFLSGFLMELLEREDSAHSVVYTFPHLTIQEFVAAVAQFLTVHPEDILKFLTEAHKTKDGRFEVFLRFVAGLSNPMTARGLEEFLGPFPHQTTCQVIDWVKEEVKHQSRNTGDIGRRRLLNTLHYLFESQNRGLAQAALGSLKTLSFSGMTLTPIDCAVLSHAFGLCDTIKHLNLEGCHIQCEGIQRLGPGLHKCQELRLGENDLGDSGVKLVLSALRNPECKIQKLWLGDVGLTDSGAEDLVSALGTKPSLTELDLSVNKLGDSGVKLVSAALGNPECKIQRLRLMDVGLTDSGAEDLVSALSTKPSLTGLNLSGNSLTDGSLPGLRRLILTLPSLKEIRLDGNRFSETGEKELRSLREVRPGLRVWIL